A DNA window from Phyllostomus discolor isolate MPI-MPIP mPhyDis1 chromosome X, mPhyDis1.pri.v3, whole genome shotgun sequence contains the following coding sequences:
- the RTL5 gene encoding retrotransposon Gag-like protein 5 — MSEASGNLNSLRMANVALREELNALRGENANLGLQLGRALAEVNSLRGNVSSYIRWPVPVLAEENFEFPLNDIDSLPEGEMPFTRWPPPRTEPECAPEELLISGTQDCGTSDSQVDPAPQPSPPPPALPQPASKELPAQPPVPPLERPELEPFSGDPVYLPEFLMRLETFIADHEDHFPGGAERVAFLISFFTGDAKDWAVSVTQEGSPLHANFPRFLDEIRKKFCGPIPPSVAKKAIRKLKQGDCTLGSYADAFQFLAQFLSWDDCRLQNQFLKGLSEFFRKELLWSTEMADLDELILECVEIERKVRVPKPIPLPGVRNIFFPFAADPNVEGSGEEERYSEDEDAEVRRRRLHEKDQRRRARAIQQEMREQEEEKRKKEEEMRKKEEEMKQKREEEDDDDEDEIVVVDVVDEEEEEMRKKNEDENRDEDKGQEPGQEPEQEPEQEEETEDEAQDDDLDELMEVEPTYANASSQTTGYYHENFLDTSPPIIQPSRRRNQNRVPLLEGLPGTNSPFYSSPPLIRRAGRLGQRHTRRRPPVLFRLTPRQAGHRASRGRIRV; from the coding sequence ATGTCCGAGGCATCAGGAAATCTCAATAGCCTTCGCATGGCGAACGTGGCCCTGCGCGAGGAATTAAATGCCCTTCGCGGGGAGAATGCCAATTTGGGCCTTCAGCTAGGAAGAGCCCTGGCGGAGGTGAATTCCTTGCGGGGCAATGTCTCTAGCTACATCCGCTGGCCAGTGCCCGTCCTTGCGGAGGAGAACTTTGAGTTCCCGCTCAACGACATAGACTCCTTGCCCGAGGGTGAAATGCCCTTCACGCGCTGGCCTCCCCCACGCACGGAGCCTGAGTGCGCCCCGGAGGAGCTGTTGATCAGTGGGACCCAGGACTGCGGCACCTCTGATAGCCAGGTCGACCCTGCCCCGCAGCCCAGCCCGCCCCCGCCGGCACTGCCCCAGCCCGCCTCCAAGGAGCTGCCCGCGCAGCCTCCTGTGCCACCTCTGGAGCGGCCTGAGCTAGAACCCTTTTCAGGCGACCCGGTCTACCTGCCTGAATTCCTGATGCGGTTAGAGACCTTCATAGCCGACCATGAGGATCATTTCCCCGGGGGTGCCGAGCGGGTGGCTTTTCTGATCTCCTTTTTCACTGGTGACGCCAAGGACTGGGCCGTCTCAGTCACCCAGGAAGGAAGCCCCCTGCATGCCAACTTCCCGCGCTTCCTGGATGAAATCCGTAAGAAATTCTGTGGCCCCATCCCCCCAAGTGTGGCAAAAAAGGCCATCCGCAAGCTCAAGCAGGGAGACTGTACCCTCGGCAGCTATGCAGATGCTTTTCAGTTCCTGGCCCAATTCTTGTCTTGGGATGACTGTCGCCTTCAAAACCAGTTCCTCAAAGGCCTGTCAGAATTCTTCCGCAAGGAGCTCTTATGGTCAACTGAAATGGCCGACCTGGATGAGCTGATTCTCGAATGTGTGGAGATAGAAAGGAAAGTGCGTGTCCCCAAGCCAATCCCGCTCCCTGGGGTTCGCAATATCTTCTTCCCTTTTGCTGCAGACCCTAATGTCGAGGGCAGTGGAGAAGAAGAGCGCTACAGTGAGGATGAAGATGCAGAGGTGCGCAGGCGCAGGCTTCACGAAAAGGACCAGCGGAGGCGTGCGAGAGCTATTCAGCAAGAGatgagggagcaggaggaggagaagaggaagaaggaggaagagatgaggaagaaggaggaagagatgaaACAGAAACGGGAGGAGGAGGATGACGACGACGAGGACGAGATCGTGGTGGTGGATGTTGTGgacgaggaagaggaggagatgaggaagaagaaTGAGGATGAGAATAGGGATGAGGATAAGGGCCAGGAACCAGGGCAGGAGCCAGAGCAGGAGCCAGAACAGGAGGAAGAGACCGAGGATGAAGCCCAGGATGACGACCTAGATGAGCTGATGGAGGTAGAGCCGACTTATGCCAACGCTTCATCCCAGACTACTGGCTACTATCATGAAAATTTCCTAGATACATCGCCTCCCATAATACAGCCCAGCAGACGGAGGAACCAGAATCGAGTCCCGCTGCTGGAGGGCCTTCCAGGTACCAATTCGCCTTTCTACAGTTCACCACCCCTGATTCGCCGAGCAGGTCGTTTGGGGCAGCGCCATACTCGAAGACGGCCCCCAGTGCTATTCCGCCTCACTCCAAGACAGGCGGGGCACCGGGCTTCACGTGGCCGAATTCGCGTGTGA